In Thalassophryne amazonica chromosome 4, fThaAma1.1, whole genome shotgun sequence, a genomic segment contains:
- the LOC117508960 gene encoding LOW QUALITY PROTEIN: extracellular calcium-sensing receptor-like (The sequence of the model RefSeq protein was modified relative to this genomic sequence to represent the inferred CDS: inserted 1 base in 1 codon): protein MDVRPQECSLQYLDLIHITTHSSVDSKDCISCPEDFWSSSKHDKCITKGTEFLSYQEPLGICLTAASLLGTFICAVVLGIFTYYRSTPIVRANNSELSFLIIISLKLCFLCSLLFIGRPQLWTCQLRHAAFGISFVLCISCILVKTMVVVAVFKSSKPGAGTRLKWFGVRQQRGTVLALSSVQAVICTVWLVSSSPAPXQNTKYHNDKIVYECVVGSTVGFAVLLGYIGFLAVLSFLLAFLARDLPDSFNEAKLITFSMLIFCAVWVAFVPTYISSPGKYADAVEVFAILASSFGLLAALFGPKCYIILIRPERNTKKAIMSRDIDT, encoded by the exons ATGGATGTCAGACCCCAGGAATGCTCACTGCAGTATCTAgacctcatccacatcaccacccacAGCAGTGTGG ATTCCAAGGATTGCATCAGTTGTCCAGAGGACTTTTGGTCTAGTTCCAAGCATGATAAATGCATTACCAAAGGAACTGAGTTCCTGTCCTATCAGGAGCCtctgggaatctgcttgacagctgcCTCATTGCTGGGGACATTTATTTGTGCTGTTGTTCTTGGAATCTTCACATATTATCGCAGTACACCAATAGTACGAGCCAACAATTCAGAATTGAGCTTCCTGATCATAATTTCTCTAAAGCTGTGCTTTCTGTGCTCCCTGCTGTTCATTGGCCGGCCTCAGCTGTGGACATGTCAGCTGAGGCATGCAGCGTTTGGGATCAGCTTTGTGCTTTGTATCTCATGTATCCTGGTAAAAACCATGGTGGTTGTGGCTGTGTTTAAGTCCTCCAAACCAGGAGCTGGAACCAGACTGAAATGGTTTGGTGTCAGACAACAGAGAGGGACAGTTCTGGCTTTGAGTTCTGTCCAGGCAGTAATCTGCACTGTTTGGCTTGTCTCTTCCTCTCCAGCTC CACAAAACACAAAATATCACAATGACAAAATAGTTTATGAATGTGTTGTTGGCTCCACAGTTGGTTTTGCAGTGTTACTGGGTTATATTGGCTTTCTGGCTGTCCTCAGCTTCCTGCTAGCCTTTCTAGCCAGGGATCTTCCTGACAGTTTTAATGAGGCTAAACTCATCACTTTCAGCATGCTGATATTCTGTGCTGTGTGGGTGGCATTTGTCCCAACTTATATCAGCTCCCCTGGTAAATATGCAGATGCAGTGGAAGTATTTGCCATCCTGGCCTCCAGTTTTGGCCTCTTGGCTGCACTGTTTGGACCCAAATGTTACATTATCCTCATAAGGCCCGAAAGAAACACAAAGAAGGCAATCATGAGCCGAGATATTGACACTTAA